The following coding sequences lie in one Maribacter forsetii DSM 18668 genomic window:
- a CDS encoding PAS domain-containing sensor histidine kinase: MDSKEVTLLKKALERQKKARQQAERILEEKSHELYEVASHLRESNHKLENLLSQKTSELDGVFINIIDPYVVMDLSYNVISMNQSAKNFLGFDNNKEEINLWKLVHKDYMEYTMESFGSLREVGMLKNYRAKILIKGGAEKWVEINASLVFDKDKKPIAAQGIVRDITQEMEVRELLSEQKRQLDIIVNSSPLGIILADVNSIIKVNHTMTSLLGYSYDKFMKMNVKDFTNAESLEEADRLLVQLKNGEIDKYNIHQKFIKSDGEQLLVKLSVSAVRNIYKEISYIVMMVEDITKQVEAEERLKAEREKYSGIIANMNLGLLEANREGVIQLVNQSFCDMIGFEESELLHTDAKAFVSFEDKNKVAEHIKTRANGKSDSYEVQVITKSGEKRHWMISVAPRYSKDHEVIGSIGITMDITEQKALELQKEQLVKDLENSNQGLQEYAHIVSHDLKSPLRSISALATWLNDDYKDVLDEGGRQNLELMQEKVASMDKLIHGILEYSTANSSALDDSKVDLNGVISDIGETIFIPEHVKLVVPETLPTIMADRIKVHQVFQNIIGNAVVHIEREVGLVEVLFKDDGEFWQFTISDNGVGIPEEYHKKIFDIFQSIGNNERSTGIGLSIVKKIIDRYQGRVWVDSVVGEGTQFHFTIKKDHN; this comes from the coding sequence ATGGATAGTAAAGAAGTTACTCTTCTTAAGAAAGCCCTAGAAAGGCAAAAAAAAGCAAGACAGCAAGCCGAAAGAATTCTGGAGGAAAAGTCTCATGAGCTTTACGAAGTTGCTAGTCATTTAAGAGAGTCTAATCATAAGCTAGAAAATTTATTGAGCCAAAAGACCTCTGAACTAGATGGTGTTTTTATTAATATTATAGACCCTTATGTGGTGATGGATTTATCATATAATGTGATAAGTATGAACCAGTCTGCAAAAAACTTCTTAGGGTTTGATAATAATAAAGAAGAAATCAACCTATGGAAACTGGTACATAAAGATTACATGGAATATACCATGGAATCTTTTGGTAGTCTGCGAGAAGTTGGTATGCTTAAAAATTATAGAGCCAAAATTTTAATTAAAGGCGGTGCTGAAAAGTGGGTCGAGATTAATGCTAGTTTGGTTTTTGATAAAGATAAAAAACCGATTGCCGCCCAAGGTATTGTTAGGGACATTACTCAAGAAATGGAAGTTAGGGAGTTGTTGTCCGAACAAAAGCGTCAATTGGATATTATTGTTAACAGTTCTCCTTTAGGTATCATTTTAGCAGATGTAAACAGTATTATTAAGGTCAACCATACCATGACTTCATTGCTAGGATATTCCTATGATAAGTTCATGAAAATGAACGTTAAGGATTTTACCAATGCAGAAAGTTTAGAAGAAGCCGACAGGCTTTTAGTACAACTTAAGAACGGTGAAATAGATAAATACAATATTCACCAGAAATTTATCAAAAGTGATGGTGAGCAATTGTTGGTAAAGTTATCTGTGAGTGCAGTTAGGAATATCTATAAAGAAATCAGCTATATCGTAATGATGGTTGAAGATATTACCAAGCAAGTAGAGGCAGAAGAGCGTTTAAAAGCAGAAAGGGAAAAGTATAGTGGTATCATTGCCAATATGAACCTTGGTTTGTTAGAAGCGAATAGAGAAGGTGTAATTCAATTAGTCAACCAAAGCTTTTGTGATATGATCGGCTTTGAAGAAAGTGAATTACTTCATACAGATGCAAAAGCTTTTGTAAGTTTTGAAGATAAAAATAAGGTTGCGGAACATATTAAAACCCGTGCAAATGGGAAATCAGACTCTTATGAAGTGCAGGTAATTACAAAATCTGGAGAAAAAAGACATTGGATGATTAGTGTGGCTCCACGTTATAGTAAGGATCATGAGGTTATTGGGTCTATTGGAATAACAATGGATATTACCGAACAAAAAGCATTAGAACTTCAAAAAGAACAATTAGTAAAAGATCTAGAGAACAGTAACCAAGGTTTACAAGAGTATGCCCATATTGTTTCCCATGACCTTAAATCCCCGCTTAGAAGTATAAGTGCATTGGCTACTTGGTTAAATGACGATTATAAAGATGTGTTAGATGAAGGCGGTAGACAGAATCTTGAATTGATGCAAGAGAAAGTCGCCTCTATGGATAAATTGATCCACGGTATTCTAGAATATTCTACAGCCAATAGTTCAGCACTTGATGACTCTAAAGTAGATTTAAATGGGGTAATTTCAGATATTGGTGAAACCATATTTATCCCTGAACACGTAAAATTAGTCGTACCTGAAACGCTACCTACCATTATGGCAGATAGAATTAAGGTACATCAAGTTTTTCAAAATATTATTGGCAATGCCGTAGTGCATATTGAAAGAGAAGTAGGGCTGGTTGAAGTGCTATTTAAAGATGATGGCGAATTCTGGCAATTTACTATTAGTGATAACGGTGTTGGTATACCAGAAGAATATCACAAGAAGATATTCGACATTTTTCAATCTATCGGTAATAATGAAAGATCAACAGGTATTGGGCTATCTATCGTTAAAAAGATTATAGACCGTTACCAAGGTAGGGTTTGGGTAGATAGTGTTGTAGGTGAAGGCACCCAATTCCATTTTACAATTAAAAAAGACCACAATTAA
- a CDS encoding heme NO-binding domain-containing protein translates to MKGIVFTEFLEMVESEFGLETVDNIIEKSDLPSQGIYTSVATYEFNEMVALVTQLSEEVDLPAGDLIYAFGLYLFSSLKNAHPEVIQSYLSPIGLLYSIEDHIHVHVKKLYPEAELPTFKILEKTDNSISMIYTSSRGLYRLAHGLIEKAFEHFNGKADITYELLKDDGTEVKFDVVQHG, encoded by the coding sequence ATGAAGGGAATAGTGTTTACCGAGTTTTTAGAGATGGTCGAGTCCGAGTTCGGATTGGAGACTGTTGATAATATTATTGAAAAATCAGATTTACCTTCTCAAGGTATTTATACATCTGTTGCCACCTACGAATTTAACGAAATGGTGGCGTTGGTCACCCAGTTGAGTGAAGAGGTAGATTTACCTGCTGGAGATTTAATCTATGCATTTGGACTTTACCTATTCTCAAGTCTTAAAAATGCACACCCAGAAGTTATTCAAAGTTACTTGTCACCAATTGGTCTACTATACTCTATAGAAGACCATATTCATGTACATGTAAAAAAGCTTTATCCTGAAGCTGAACTGCCTACATTCAAAATTTTAGAAAAGACCGATAATTCAATTTCCATGATATATACCTCTTCTAGAGGCTTATATAGATTGGCTCATGGGCTTATTGAAAAAGCATTTGAGCATTTTAACGGTAAGGCAGATATTACCTATGAATTACTTAAGGATGATGGTACCGAAGTAAAATTTGACGTTGTACAACATGGATAG
- a CDS encoding LytR/AlgR family response regulator transcription factor, producing the protein MNCIIIDDEAMARAIVKQLCSKIPELDVIEEFDNAISAIKFLNQNTIDVIFLDIHMPGFSGVDFVQTLKDPPKIVLTTSDTDFAIAAYEYESIVDYLVKPITQERFEKCIDKISSIPDQKPQQQIASGQSNGEEEDIYINIDRRLIKLKLNDILVIEAKGDYIDVKTEKEDYRVHTTLKKIKEKLPDKTFLQIHRSYIINFTKIIDIEDNSVLIAKNVVPISRSNRPELMRRLNLI; encoded by the coding sequence ATGAACTGTATTATAATTGATGACGAAGCAATGGCTAGGGCGATTGTAAAGCAACTGTGTTCTAAAATTCCAGAGCTAGATGTCATTGAAGAATTTGATAATGCCATATCTGCCATTAAGTTTTTAAACCAAAACACTATCGATGTCATCTTTTTAGATATACATATGCCAGGCTTTAGTGGCGTTGATTTCGTGCAGACTCTTAAAGATCCACCAAAAATTGTTTTGACCACCTCTGATACCGATTTTGCCATTGCAGCTTACGAATATGAGAGTATTGTAGACTATTTGGTAAAACCTATTACGCAAGAGAGATTTGAAAAATGTATCGATAAAATTTCAAGCATTCCAGATCAAAAACCACAACAGCAAATTGCGTCCGGTCAAAGTAATGGAGAAGAAGAAGATATCTATATAAATATTGATAGAAGGCTTATAAAATTAAAGTTGAACGATATTCTGGTCATAGAGGCAAAAGGAGATTACATAGATGTTAAAACAGAAAAGGAAGATTATAGAGTACATACTACTCTTAAAAAAATAAAGGAAAAACTACCGGATAAAACTTTTTTACAGATACACCGTTCATATATCATCAACTTTACCAAAATTATTGATATTGAGGATAATAGCGTATTAATAGCTAAAAATGTAGTACCTATTAGCCGTTCTAATCGTCCGGAATTAATGAGACGATTAAACTTAATATAA
- a CDS encoding FIST signal transduction protein yields MKIVQAIKKANESFVLQSTTKLKEPLVLVFGNRYLLESEHIFNEVRELFPEGHIVFGTTSGEIIEDKVLEGTVVLTAIEFEKSAIVVKRCNVADYNNDDKKMGMRLKSQFPKENLKHLFVISEGSTVNGSALIEGIEHVENTSFGLSGGLCGDDDRFERTLASYNENPKEGEIVAIGFYGDTLEISSANYGGWTTFGPERIITKSKGNVLFELDNKPALDLYKNYLGEKADELPKSALLYPLSVKTTDDGEPLVRTILNIDEAENTMTLAGDVPEGARVQLMMSSVDDIANGAFHAAELAMKDRKNPPDLALLISCIGRKLVMDQRTEEEIEEVKAVVGDNTVISGFYSYGEMAPFSGQDSCKLHNQTMTLTLFSE; encoded by the coding sequence ATGAAAATAGTTCAAGCAATAAAAAAGGCTAATGAGTCTTTTGTACTTCAAAGCACTACAAAATTAAAAGAACCATTAGTATTGGTTTTTGGTAATAGATACCTATTGGAAAGTGAGCATATTTTTAACGAAGTAAGAGAGCTTTTTCCTGAAGGACATATCGTTTTTGGAACCACATCAGGAGAAATTATTGAAGATAAAGTTTTAGAAGGTACCGTAGTATTAACAGCTATTGAATTTGAAAAAAGTGCTATTGTTGTAAAACGATGTAATGTAGCGGACTATAATAATGACGATAAAAAAATGGGAATGAGATTGAAATCTCAGTTTCCTAAAGAGAATTTAAAGCATTTATTCGTTATTTCTGAAGGAAGTACAGTAAATGGAAGTGCACTAATTGAAGGTATTGAACACGTTGAAAATACAAGTTTTGGTTTATCTGGTGGATTGTGTGGAGATGATGATCGTTTTGAACGTACCCTTGCCTCTTATAATGAAAACCCAAAAGAGGGTGAAATTGTTGCCATAGGTTTTTATGGTGATACCTTAGAAATTTCTAGTGCCAATTATGGAGGATGGACCACCTTTGGACCAGAACGTATCATTACAAAGTCTAAAGGAAATGTTCTTTTTGAGCTTGATAATAAACCGGCATTGGATCTTTACAAAAACTATTTAGGAGAAAAGGCAGATGAATTACCAAAGTCGGCCTTATTGTACCCATTAAGCGTAAAGACAACAGATGATGGAGAGCCACTAGTACGCACTATATTAAATATTGATGAAGCTGAAAATACAATGACACTTGCTGGCGACGTGCCAGAAGGAGCTAGAGTGCAATTAATGATGTCGTCGGTAGACGATATAGCCAATGGAGCTTTTCATGCAGCAGAACTAGCAATGAAAGACAGAAAGAACCCTCCTGATCTTGCTTTGTTAATTAGTTGTATTGGTAGAAAATTGGTAATGGACCAACGAACAGAAGAAGAAATAGAAGAAGTAAAGGCGGTAGTAGGGGATAATACAGTAATAAGTGGGTTTTATTCTTATGGGGAAATGGCACCGTTTAGTGGTCAAGATAGTTGTAAATTGCACAATCAGACCATGACACTAACTTTATTCAGTGAATAA
- a CDS encoding sensor histidine kinase, producing the protein MWKRVLKMFIGLYVPLFALTLFLYHSQKAEQIDAIMERQIRANTMKKVSFEEKYHSFLRNTQYWANLKYPKNFDPLAEHSSFLNSYLELIEYITIYDQFRYIDLEGKEFFRAQRAGNDTLIINPLQDKNQHTYVKAGLQLKKNQIYLSQISLNKENGKIEIPHKPVMRAVAPIFDIDENQIGLVVINFKMKKMLDQIKSRVEEKNIYLLDENFKVITASTIEEDLPYEFENKNSYLDGILNTKSITHFRDSTFVENGHIWSQQSINLNGKTFTFGSQSNLPTEVVTQANLLLALEVPPRVVEAELQPLFRSLLMFNIISIAGLLTLCYIFQKKKIEKEQFYRELEGKNILLTRNKDQLEENNAIVNEMNKSLEIRNKQLSDFNYLISHNLRAPVTSMSVIVEMIRNEKNPDILNQLLPKLDQVSKSITNLTKDINKYVSILDNKEIKVVKIDLPELIEEVKHEFTETLLDNSGFDVRLNLKSWDTIEFSKFYLQSIIQNLVSNSIKYKRDDVDSYIAFETAIEKKQKVLYVRDNGIGLNLDKHGENVFKLYKRFHRNISGKGMGLFLIKSQLEALNATITIDSKEGEGTTFKLKF; encoded by the coding sequence ATGTGGAAGAGAGTTTTAAAAATGTTTATTGGCCTTTATGTGCCACTTTTTGCGCTTACCCTTTTTTTATATCACTCTCAAAAGGCAGAGCAAATTGATGCTATTATGGAGCGTCAGATTCGTGCTAACACGATGAAGAAAGTTTCTTTTGAAGAAAAATACCATTCTTTTTTGCGTAATACCCAATATTGGGCCAATTTAAAATATCCAAAGAATTTTGATCCTCTTGCAGAGCATTCTTCTTTCTTAAATTCATATCTAGAACTTATTGAATATATAACTATCTATGATCAATTTCGCTATATAGATTTAGAAGGAAAAGAATTTTTTAGAGCACAACGCGCAGGAAACGATACCCTTATCATTAACCCTTTACAAGATAAAAATCAACATACTTATGTTAAAGCAGGGTTACAATTAAAAAAAAATCAAATATACCTTTCTCAAATAAGCTTAAATAAGGAAAATGGGAAAATTGAAATACCGCATAAACCGGTAATGAGAGCTGTCGCTCCTATTTTTGATATCGATGAAAATCAAATTGGTTTAGTGGTCATTAATTTTAAAATGAAAAAAATGCTAGATCAAATAAAATCTAGGGTTGAAGAAAAAAATATTTATTTATTAGATGAGAATTTTAAAGTTATAACAGCAAGTACTATAGAAGAAGATCTACCCTATGAATTTGAAAATAAAAATAGTTACTTAGACGGTATTTTAAATACCAAATCAATAACCCATTTTCGAGACAGTACTTTTGTTGAAAATGGTCATATTTGGTCGCAGCAATCCATTAATTTAAATGGAAAGACATTTACGTTTGGTTCTCAATCTAACCTACCTACAGAAGTAGTAACCCAGGCTAATTTGCTTTTGGCTTTAGAAGTTCCTCCAAGAGTAGTAGAAGCCGAATTACAACCTTTATTTCGAAGTCTGTTGATGTTTAATATAATTTCTATCGCAGGTCTACTTACGCTATGCTATATATTTCAAAAAAAGAAAATAGAAAAAGAACAATTCTACAGAGAGTTAGAAGGTAAAAACATCTTATTGACCAGAAATAAAGATCAATTAGAGGAAAATAACGCCATTGTCAATGAGATGAATAAAAGCTTAGAGATTAGAAACAAGCAGTTAAGTGATTTTAACTATCTTATTTCACATAATCTCAGAGCACCCGTAACCAGTATGTCAGTGATTGTTGAGATGATCAGAAATGAAAAAAATCCAGATATTTTAAACCAACTACTACCAAAGCTAGATCAAGTATCTAAAAGTATTACCAACCTTACCAAAGACATCAATAAATATGTTTCAATACTGGACAATAAAGAAATTAAAGTCGTAAAAATTGATTTACCCGAGCTCATTGAAGAGGTGAAACATGAATTTACGGAAACACTTTTAGATAATAGTGGTTTTGATGTACGTCTCAACTTAAAATCGTGGGATACTATTGAATTTTCAAAATTCTACTTGCAAAGTATTATACAGAATCTAGTATCTAACTCAATTAAATATAAAAGAGATGACGTGGATTCTTATATAGCGTTTGAAACTGCAATAGAAAAAAAGCAAAAAGTACTTTACGTACGCGATAACGGTATAGGATTGAACCTAGATAAGCATGGAGAAAATGTTTTTAAATTATATAAAAGATTCCATAGAAATATATCTGGAAAAGGAATGGGACTTTTTTTGATTAAATCTCAATTAGAAGCTTTAAATGCAACAATTACAATAGATAGTAAAGAAGGAGAAGGAACTACGTTTAAACTAAAATTTTAA
- a CDS encoding sensor histidine kinase has translation MHSLLKRQIRKYLPAKLRAHPEMDGFLEAIEKSYENYDDKFSMLHRASTISSDELFEANKRLQKEALQQKSILVSLEDAIRSLRENLNEDQSIDIDFQDELNTEELASYISSLALKVTEMTSEKDKLVANLENQNESLNNYAQMVSHDLRSPIRNISALMNWIMEDEKENFSETSKDNCSLVSDNLKKMDKLVTGILNHATMGETKEQRISFHLEDSLRDIEKTIFVPDNVTFKYPENLPKIEFEKERLEQLFMNLFLNAITATEHLEKGEIKIGYEPDEVFWKFSVSDNGKGIPKKHQEGIFQMFKKLETSNNATGIGLAIVKKITVLYEGSVWLKSEENVGTTFFITLKKNL, from the coding sequence ATGCATTCTCTTTTAAAAAGACAAATACGGAAATATTTACCTGCTAAACTAAGGGCACATCCAGAAATGGATGGTTTTTTAGAAGCTATAGAAAAATCATATGAGAATTATGATGATAAATTTTCTATGCTTCATAGAGCCTCTACCATTAGTTCTGATGAGCTATTTGAGGCAAATAAAAGATTGCAAAAAGAAGCCTTGCAGCAAAAAAGTATTTTGGTCTCCTTAGAAGATGCCATTCGTAGTTTAAGGGAGAATTTAAACGAAGATCAATCAATTGATATTGATTTTCAAGATGAGCTAAATACAGAAGAGCTCGCATCTTACATTAGTAGTTTAGCACTGAAGGTTACTGAGATGACGAGTGAAAAAGATAAATTGGTCGCTAACTTAGAAAACCAGAACGAATCTTTAAATAATTATGCCCAAATGGTATCGCATGACTTAAGGTCGCCCATTCGTAATATTAGTGCCTTAATGAATTGGATTATGGAAGATGAAAAAGAGAATTTTTCTGAAACCAGCAAGGACAACTGCTCATTGGTATCTGATAACCTTAAAAAAATGGATAAGCTGGTTACGGGTATACTTAACCATGCTACAATGGGTGAAACCAAAGAACAACGAATATCATTTCATTTAGAGGATAGTTTAAGGGATATTGAAAAAACCATTTTTGTTCCTGACAATGTAACGTTTAAATACCCTGAGAATTTACCTAAAATAGAATTCGAAAAAGAACGGTTAGAACAGTTGTTCATGAACCTGTTCTTAAATGCCATTACCGCTACAGAACATTTAGAAAAAGGGGAAATTAAAATTGGTTATGAGCCAGATGAGGTGTTTTGGAAGTTCAGTGTTTCCGATAATGGAAAGGGAATACCTAAAAAACACCAAGAAGGCATATTCCAAATGTTTAAAAAATTAGAAACCAGTAATAATGCTACAGGTATTGGACTTGCAATTGTTAAGAAAATTACGGTTCTTTATGAAGGTAGTGTATGGTTGAAGTCTGAAGAAAATGTAGGAACTACATTTTTTATAACTTTAAAAAAGAATTTATGA
- a CDS encoding response regulator, which yields MDILLIEDDLIEVMKLKRTVSKLNLKHNIVEAKNGESALTYLRSGEKLPDIILLDLNMPRMNGIEFLSILKADEQLRYLPTIILTTSENRADLLKCYEVGIAGYVIKPLKYEDYEYKLNAVLEYWTVNQLVKG from the coding sequence ATGGACATCCTTTTAATAGAAGACGATTTAATAGAAGTAATGAAGTTGAAACGTACAGTTTCTAAACTTAATTTAAAGCATAATATCGTAGAAGCCAAAAATGGCGAATCAGCATTAACATATTTAAGATCAGGTGAAAAATTACCGGATATCATACTTTTAGATTTGAATATGCCGAGAATGAACGGTATTGAATTTCTATCTATTTTAAAGGCAGATGAACAATTGCGTTATTTACCTACAATTATTTTAACCACATCTGAAAATAGAGCAGATTTACTAAAATGTTATGAAGTTGGTATCGCAGGTTATGTAATAAAGCCTTTAAAATATGAGGATTATGAGTACAAGTTAAATGCTGTTTTAGAGTACTGGACCGTTAACCAACTAGTGAAAGGCTAA
- a CDS encoding response regulator, translating to MNTKPNILLVDDDELYLYLMEKTIHQLSNELVVTSFTDGEQAVEYISKCTDEKIELPEVIFLDINMPFLDGWGFLNEFKKLKPKIINSINIYMVSSSMRDSDIKRASHFEELTGYVVKPVNKVQLAEIFKKIYHENW from the coding sequence ATGAATACAAAGCCGAACATTTTACTTGTAGATGATGATGAGCTTTATCTATACTTGATGGAAAAGACTATACATCAATTGTCCAACGAATTAGTGGTTACCAGTTTTACAGATGGTGAACAAGCTGTAGAGTATATCTCTAAATGTACCGATGAAAAAATAGAATTACCTGAGGTCATATTTTTAGACATTAACATGCCCTTTTTAGACGGGTGGGGGTTTTTAAACGAATTTAAAAAACTGAAACCGAAGATTATAAATAGTATAAATATTTATATGGTCAGTTCTTCTATGCGCGATAGTGATATTAAAAGAGCTTCTCATTTTGAAGAGCTTACCGGCTATGTGGTAAAACCGGTAAACAAGGTTCAATTAGCAGAAATATTCAAAAAAATCTATCACGAAAATTGGTAG
- a CDS encoding NAD(P)/FAD-dependent oxidoreductase: MKSVVVIGGGIVGLSTAYYLHKEGFEVTVIDKGDITTGASFVNAGYITPSHIIPLASPGMIAKGIKMMFNSASPFYMKPRLDVDFLKWSWYFHKSSTPEKVEKAIPAIKEINLISRELFTDIKNSGDLGDFQLERKGLLMMYKTEAAYLHEKQVAERVAFEGLEVSDLNKEELHQLEPNVKINAEGAIHYECDGHTTPTEIMPKLLAYLQGKGVTIKTNEEVVDINSSGNKIIEVITDKDNYQLDEVVLAAGSWSGELAKKMKLKLPLQGGKGYRINVERDTGISIPAILMESKMAVTPMNGFTRFAGTMEFSGNNNIVRNERVIAIVNGAHSFYPNLKINETEIKNVKTGLRPVSPDGLPYIGRSSKIKNLTIGTGHAMMGWSLGPATGMLITELLSGNKTSMPIDAFDPDRTF; this comes from the coding sequence ATGAAAAGTGTCGTTGTTATTGGAGGAGGAATTGTTGGGCTCAGTACTGCGTATTATCTACATAAAGAAGGTTTTGAAGTAACGGTAATTGATAAAGGCGACATAACTACTGGCGCATCATTTGTGAATGCAGGTTACATTACCCCAAGTCATATTATACCACTGGCTTCACCAGGTATGATAGCGAAAGGTATTAAGATGATGTTCAATTCCGCTAGTCCGTTTTACATGAAACCGAGATTAGATGTGGATTTTTTAAAATGGTCCTGGTATTTTCATAAGTCATCTACACCTGAAAAAGTTGAAAAGGCAATTCCGGCTATAAAAGAAATTAACCTAATAAGCAGAGAATTGTTTACCGATATTAAAAATTCTGGAGATTTGGGCGATTTTCAACTAGAAAGAAAAGGGCTTTTAATGATGTATAAAACAGAAGCAGCCTATTTACATGAAAAGCAAGTTGCGGAAAGGGTAGCCTTTGAAGGCCTAGAAGTTTCTGATTTAAATAAGGAAGAATTACATCAATTAGAGCCCAATGTGAAAATTAATGCTGAAGGAGCCATACATTATGAATGTGACGGGCATACAACACCAACTGAAATTATGCCCAAATTGCTGGCATACCTTCAAGGTAAAGGTGTTACCATTAAAACAAACGAAGAAGTTGTTGATATAAATAGCTCAGGCAACAAAATAATAGAAGTTATTACAGATAAGGACAATTATCAGCTAGATGAGGTAGTATTGGCTGCAGGATCATGGAGTGGGGAACTTGCTAAAAAAATGAAACTAAAACTGCCTTTGCAAGGTGGTAAAGGGTATCGAATTAATGTGGAGCGTGATACTGGAATTTCAATACCGGCTATTTTAATGGAGTCTAAAATGGCGGTTACGCCTATGAACGGGTTTACTAGATTTGCAGGTACCATGGAGTTTTCTGGGAATAATAACATTGTAAGAAATGAACGTGTTATAGCCATTGTAAATGGAGCACATTCATTTTATCCAAATTTAAAAATCAACGAAACTGAAATAAAGAATGTAAAGACAGGATTGCGGCCAGTTTCTCCAGATGGCTTACCTTACATTGGCAGATCATCAAAAATTAAAAACTTAACTATTGGTACAGGTCATGCCATGATGGGGTGGAGTTTAGGCCCTGCCACAGGTATGCTTATTACAGAGTTATTGTCTGGAAATAAGACTAGTATGCCTATAGACGCTTTTGATCCTGACCGTACATTTTAA
- a CDS encoding 4-hydroxyproline epimerase, translating to MASSTFVCIDAHTCGNPIRVIKQGGPDLVGASMSEKRQHFLRDYDWIRKGLMFEPRGHDMMSGSIFYPPSDPNNDFGILFIETSGCLPMCGHGTIGAITIGIEEGLIQPKTPGEVRMETPAGLVHITYQQTGEKVDWVKLTNVKSYLAATELTVDSSALGELVFDVSYGGNFYAIVDPQKNFTGMQDYSANQLIQFSQEIREKINLKYPNLFIHPEDATIKDVSHILWAGKTISDKATARNAVFYGDKAIDRSPCGTGTSARMAQWFAKGKLKVGDDFIHESFIGSQFIGRVEKETTLASISAVVPSIKGWAKIYGQNTIIIDDDDPYAHGFQVI from the coding sequence ATGGCCAGTAGCACTTTTGTTTGTATCGATGCTCATACTTGTGGTAATCCTATTAGGGTTATAAAACAAGGCGGTCCAGACTTAGTTGGTGCTTCAATGAGCGAGAAACGTCAGCATTTTCTAAGGGATTATGATTGGATAAGAAAAGGGTTGATGTTTGAGCCACGAGGTCATGATATGATGAGCGGTAGTATTTTTTATCCGCCAAGCGACCCAAATAATGATTTCGGTATTTTGTTTATTGAAACTAGCGGATGTTTGCCCATGTGCGGTCACGGAACTATTGGTGCCATTACAATTGGTATTGAAGAGGGGTTGATACAGCCTAAAACTCCTGGTGAAGTTCGTATGGAAACTCCTGCAGGTTTGGTACATATTACATACCAGCAAACCGGAGAAAAAGTTGATTGGGTAAAATTGACCAATGTAAAATCTTACCTGGCAGCTACTGAACTAACGGTTGACTCTTCTGCGTTGGGTGAATTGGTTTTTGATGTTTCATACGGAGGAAATTTTTATGCCATTGTAGACCCACAAAAGAATTTTACCGGTATGCAGGACTATTCTGCCAATCAGCTAATTCAGTTCAGTCAAGAAATTCGGGAGAAAATCAATCTGAAATATCCTAATTTATTTATACATCCAGAAGATGCAACCATTAAAGATGTGAGTCATATTTTGTGGGCGGGGAAAACAATATCTGATAAGGCTACTGCTAGAAATGCTGTATTCTATGGCGATAAAGCAATTGATCGTTCTCCTTGTGGTACGGGAACATCTGCCCGCATGGCGCAATGGTTTGCCAAAGGAAAATTGAAAGTAGGTGATGATTTTATACATGAAAGCTTCATTGGGTCTCAATTTATAGGTCGTGTAGAAAAAGAAACTACTTTAGCGAGTATCTCTGCTGTAGTACCTAGTATAAAAGGGTGGGCAAAAATATATGGTCAGAATACAATTATTATTGATGATGATGATCCGTACGCTCACGGTTTTCAAGTAATTTAA